Proteins encoded together in one Entomobacter blattae window:
- the grxD gene encoding Grx4 family monothiol glutaredoxin — protein sequence MTNPVFQRIQSDIDSNPIMLYMKGNKDFPQCGFSARVVQILQHMGVDFQTADVLADTELREGIKQFSNWPTIPQLYVKGEFVGGCDIVMEMFQSGELETLLTGEKEKS from the coding sequence ATGACTAATCCCGTCTTCCAACGTATTCAAAGCGACATTGATTCGAATCCGATCATGCTTTACATGAAGGGCAATAAAGATTTCCCTCAGTGTGGTTTTTCGGCGCGTGTGGTACAAATCCTGCAGCACATGGGTGTAGATTTTCAGACTGCTGATGTTTTAGCGGATACTGAACTCAGAGAAGGTATTAAGCAGTTTTCTAACTGGCCTACAATTCCCCAGCTTTATGTGAAAGGGGAGTTTGTGGGAGGGTGCGATATTGTGATGGAAATGTTTCAATCAGGTGAGCTTGAGACTCTGCTAACGGGCGAAAAGGAAAAATCATAA
- a CDS encoding BolA family protein yields the protein MAMTAQQIEKFIQDAFPDAVVEIQDLAGDGDHYACVVTSKAFAGLSRVKQHQLVYAALQGHMGGTLHALALQTKVPS from the coding sequence ATGGCGATGACAGCCCAACAAATAGAAAAGTTTATTCAGGACGCTTTTCCAGACGCTGTAGTTGAAATACAGGATTTGGCTGGAGATGGTGACCATTATGCATGTGTTGTGACCAGCAAAGCCTTTGCCGGGCTTTCTCGTGTTAAGCAGCATCAACTTGTTTATGCAGCCCTTCAGGGCCATATGGGGGGAACCCTACATGCCTTGGCTTTGCAGACCAAAGTACCGAGCTAG